A single genomic interval of Malania oleifera isolate guangnan ecotype guangnan chromosome 13, ASM2987363v1, whole genome shotgun sequence harbors:
- the LOC131145414 gene encoding probable protein phosphatase 2C 76 isoform X3, with the protein MLCGSCIRSVILRAGNIGRLAEGVLPLGVVKRSSHAILGLKDLWNHKFWTGVRMMVDTGSMDKQGPIIDVLPEKDDDGGYLSGGWRRGKRVSMEDFYDIKTSKIDGKTVCLFGIFDGHGGSRAAEFLKEHLFENLMKHPQFITDTKMAISETYKQTDADFLDAEKDAYRDDGSTASTAVLVGNHLYVANVGDSRAVISKAGKAIPLSEDHKPNRSDERKRIESAGGVVMWAGTWRVGGVLAMSRAFGNRLLKQYVVAEPEIQDQELDEDVELLVLASDGLWDVVPNEDAVSLAHTEEEPEAAARKLTETAFTRGSADNITCIVVRFYRERADPASVQHD; encoded by the exons ATGTTATGCGGCAGTTGCATAAGGAGTGTAATACTGCGAGCTGGGAATATTGGGAGATTAGCTGAGGGAGTCTTGCCATTGGGCGTTGTCAAGAGAAGTTCACATGCAATTCTTGGGTTGAAAGATCTGTGGAATCATAAGTTTTGGACAGGAGTAAGGATGATGGTTGATACAGGCTCGATGGACAAACAGGGTCCCATTATTGATGTACTGCCAGAGAAAGATGATGATGGTGGCTATTTGAGTGGCGGGTGGAGAAG GGGGAAGAGAGTTAGCATGGAGGATTTCTATGATATTAAAACATCCAAGATTGATGGGAAAACTGTGTGCCTGTTTGGAATATTTGACG GACATGGTGGTTCTCGTGCTGCTGAGTTTCTGAAGGAACATCTTTTTGAAAATCTCATGAAGCATCCACAGTTTATCACTGACACCAAAATGGCTATAA GTGAAACGTATAAACAGACTGATGCAGATTTCTTGGATGCTGAAAAAGATGCTTACCGGGATGATGGTTCAACTGCATCAACAGCTGTGCTGGTTGGCAACCATCTTTATGTAGCCAATGTGGGAGATTCACGGGCTGTAATATCGAAGGCTGGAAAAG CAATTCCTCTTTCTGAAGATCATAAACCAAACAGAAGTGATGAGCGGAAGAGAATTGAAAGTGCTGGAGGTGTTGTGATGTGGGCTG GCACTTGGAGGGTGGGAGGTGTCTTAGCCATGTCCCGTGCTTTTGGGAATCGCTTGTTGAAGCAGTATGTTGTTGCGGAACCAGAGATTCAG gaTCAAGAACTTGATGAAGACGTTGAATTGCTCGTGCTTGCCAGTGATGGGCTCTGGGATGTAGTACCTAACGAG GATGCTGTTTCGCTTGCCCACACAGAAGAAGAGCCTGAGGCAGCAGCTCGAAAATTAACGGAAACTGCTTTTACGCGTGGCAGCGCTGACAATATCACCTGCATTGTGGTGAGGTTCTACCGTGAGAGAGCAGATCCGGCCAGTGTCCAGCATGATTAG
- the LOC131145414 gene encoding probable protein phosphatase 2C 76 isoform X2, which yields MLCGSCIRSVILRAGNIGRLAEGVLPLGVVKRSSHAILGLKDLWNHKFWTGVRMMVDTGSMDKQGPIIDVLPEKDDDGGYLSGGWRSEDGKLSCGYSSFRGKRVSMEDFYDIKTSKIDGKTVCLFGIFDGHGGSRAAEFLKEHLFENLMKHPQFITDTKMAISETYKQTDADFLDAEKDAYRDDGSTASTAVLVGNHLYVANVGDSRAVISKAGKAIPLSEDHKPNRSDERKRIESAGGVVMWAGTWRVGGVLAMSRAFGNRLLKQYVVAEPEIQDQELDEDVELLVLASDGLWDVVPNEDAVSLAHTEEEPEAAARKLTETAFTRGSADNITCIVVRFYRERADPASVQHD from the exons ATGTTATGCGGCAGTTGCATAAGGAGTGTAATACTGCGAGCTGGGAATATTGGGAGATTAGCTGAGGGAGTCTTGCCATTGGGCGTTGTCAAGAGAAGTTCACATGCAATTCTTGGGTTGAAAGATCTGTGGAATCATAAGTTTTGGACAGGAGTAAGGATGATGGTTGATACAGGCTCGATGGACAAACAGGGTCCCATTATTGATGTACTGCCAGAGAAAGATGATGATGGTGGCTATTTGAGTGGCGGGTGGAGAAG TGAGGATGGAAAACTGAGCTGCGGATATTCAAGTTTCAGGGGGAAGAGAGTTAGCATGGAGGATTTCTATGATATTAAAACATCCAAGATTGATGGGAAAACTGTGTGCCTGTTTGGAATATTTGACG GACATGGTGGTTCTCGTGCTGCTGAGTTTCTGAAGGAACATCTTTTTGAAAATCTCATGAAGCATCCACAGTTTATCACTGACACCAAAATGGCTATAA GTGAAACGTATAAACAGACTGATGCAGATTTCTTGGATGCTGAAAAAGATGCTTACCGGGATGATGGTTCAACTGCATCAACAGCTGTGCTGGTTGGCAACCATCTTTATGTAGCCAATGTGGGAGATTCACGGGCTGTAATATCGAAGGCTGGAAAAG CAATTCCTCTTTCTGAAGATCATAAACCAAACAGAAGTGATGAGCGGAAGAGAATTGAAAGTGCTGGAGGTGTTGTGATGTGGGCTG GCACTTGGAGGGTGGGAGGTGTCTTAGCCATGTCCCGTGCTTTTGGGAATCGCTTGTTGAAGCAGTATGTTGTTGCGGAACCAGAGATTCAG gaTCAAGAACTTGATGAAGACGTTGAATTGCTCGTGCTTGCCAGTGATGGGCTCTGGGATGTAGTACCTAACGAG GATGCTGTTTCGCTTGCCCACACAGAAGAAGAGCCTGAGGCAGCAGCTCGAAAATTAACGGAAACTGCTTTTACGCGTGGCAGCGCTGACAATATCACCTGCATTGTGGTGAGGTTCTACCGTGAGAGAGCAGATCCGGCCAGTGTCCAGCATGATTAG
- the LOC131145414 gene encoding probable protein phosphatase 2C 76 isoform X1, producing the protein MLCGSCIRSVILRAGNIGRLAEGVLPLGVVKRSSHAILGLKDLWNHKFWTGVRMMVDTGSMDKQGPIIDVLPEKDDDGGYLSGGWRSEDGKLSCGYSSFRGKRVSMEDFYDIKTSKIDGKTVCLFGIFDGHGGSRAAEFLKEHLFENLMKHPQFITDTKMAISETYKQTDADFLDAEKDAYRDDGSTASTAVLVGNHLYVANVGDSRAVISKAGKVSSLILEALEECFGWFSLVMNMSIAFGYKLFRREHAIPLSEDHKPNRSDERKRIESAGGVVMWAGTWRVGGVLAMSRAFGNRLLKQYVVAEPEIQDQELDEDVELLVLASDGLWDVVPNEDAVSLAHTEEEPEAAARKLTETAFTRGSADNITCIVVRFYRERADPASVQHD; encoded by the exons ATGTTATGCGGCAGTTGCATAAGGAGTGTAATACTGCGAGCTGGGAATATTGGGAGATTAGCTGAGGGAGTCTTGCCATTGGGCGTTGTCAAGAGAAGTTCACATGCAATTCTTGGGTTGAAAGATCTGTGGAATCATAAGTTTTGGACAGGAGTAAGGATGATGGTTGATACAGGCTCGATGGACAAACAGGGTCCCATTATTGATGTACTGCCAGAGAAAGATGATGATGGTGGCTATTTGAGTGGCGGGTGGAGAAG TGAGGATGGAAAACTGAGCTGCGGATATTCAAGTTTCAGGGGGAAGAGAGTTAGCATGGAGGATTTCTATGATATTAAAACATCCAAGATTGATGGGAAAACTGTGTGCCTGTTTGGAATATTTGACG GACATGGTGGTTCTCGTGCTGCTGAGTTTCTGAAGGAACATCTTTTTGAAAATCTCATGAAGCATCCACAGTTTATCACTGACACCAAAATGGCTATAA GTGAAACGTATAAACAGACTGATGCAGATTTCTTGGATGCTGAAAAAGATGCTTACCGGGATGATGGTTCAACTGCATCAACAGCTGTGCTGGTTGGCAACCATCTTTATGTAGCCAATGTGGGAGATTCACGGGCTGTAATATCGAAGGCTGGAAAAG TGAGTTCCCTTATTCTTGAGGCCTTAGAAGAGTGCTTTGGATGGTTTTCTCTGGTTATGAACATGAGTATTGCATTTGGATACAAACTTTTCAGACGTGAACATG CAATTCCTCTTTCTGAAGATCATAAACCAAACAGAAGTGATGAGCGGAAGAGAATTGAAAGTGCTGGAGGTGTTGTGATGTGGGCTG GCACTTGGAGGGTGGGAGGTGTCTTAGCCATGTCCCGTGCTTTTGGGAATCGCTTGTTGAAGCAGTATGTTGTTGCGGAACCAGAGATTCAG gaTCAAGAACTTGATGAAGACGTTGAATTGCTCGTGCTTGCCAGTGATGGGCTCTGGGATGTAGTACCTAACGAG GATGCTGTTTCGCTTGCCCACACAGAAGAAGAGCCTGAGGCAGCAGCTCGAAAATTAACGGAAACTGCTTTTACGCGTGGCAGCGCTGACAATATCACCTGCATTGTGGTGAGGTTCTACCGTGAGAGAGCAGATCCGGCCAGTGTCCAGCATGATTAG